A stretch of the Halomonas sp. BDJS001 genome encodes the following:
- the salA gene encoding salicylate 1-monooxygenase codes for MPSKHTQQKRLSIGIVGGGIGGVAFAVALSRDNGLDVQLFEAAPQFSEIGAGVSFGPNAVKAIQLLGLEEAYQRIADSSPAPFEDVWFEWRRGSDDGYLTASLAPGVGQSSVHRADFLDAIVANLPEGIAHFGKRCVEVKQGTDSATACFDDGTHFTGDVIIGFDGIKSAVRRHVLPPKKYGEISPLWSGTYAYRGMIPTNQLEAALEAKGREKRLALVPQMYLGKDRHILTFPVKQSQLVNVVAFITDRSTPNPALPEGEEWVQTVTQQEMLDVFDDWSPACQAILECISEPTRWALHELPELAHYHRNRVLIVGDAAHALVPHQGAGAGQALEDAYVLATLLTDASCHRRNVSGVLAAFEQVRHARTCKVQRTSHEAGDVYEYAGVDIGSDETKLIENLKNRFDWLWNHDPRDDVRAARQVRKALTN; via the coding sequence ATGCCATCTAAACATACACAGCAAAAACGTCTCTCGATTGGTATTGTCGGTGGCGGTATCGGTGGCGTAGCCTTCGCCGTCGCGCTATCCCGGGACAACGGTCTTGATGTTCAGCTTTTTGAAGCCGCCCCCCAGTTCTCAGAAATTGGCGCCGGGGTCTCCTTTGGCCCCAACGCGGTGAAAGCCATTCAACTGCTGGGGTTGGAAGAGGCTTATCAGCGTATTGCCGACTCCTCACCAGCCCCTTTTGAAGATGTGTGGTTTGAGTGGCGGCGGGGTAGTGATGATGGCTACTTAACCGCCAGTTTAGCCCCTGGGGTGGGCCAATCTTCAGTACACCGTGCCGATTTTCTGGATGCCATTGTCGCCAATCTACCAGAGGGGATCGCTCACTTCGGTAAGCGTTGTGTCGAGGTTAAGCAAGGTACCGATAGTGCCACCGCCTGCTTTGACGACGGCACGCACTTTACCGGCGATGTGATTATCGGCTTTGACGGCATCAAGTCCGCGGTGCGCCGTCATGTTCTGCCCCCAAAGAAGTACGGCGAGATATCCCCGCTCTGGAGTGGTACCTACGCTTACCGCGGCATGATCCCAACTAACCAGTTGGAGGCTGCCCTGGAAGCAAAGGGGAGAGAGAAACGCCTAGCGCTGGTGCCCCAGATGTACCTAGGCAAAGACCGACACATTCTGACCTTCCCGGTTAAACAGTCGCAACTGGTTAACGTGGTTGCCTTTATCACCGACCGCTCAACACCTAATCCTGCACTACCTGAAGGTGAAGAGTGGGTACAAACCGTCACCCAACAGGAGATGCTGGATGTCTTTGATGACTGGAGCCCAGCTTGCCAGGCAATTCTTGAATGCATTTCTGAGCCAACCCGCTGGGCGCTGCATGAGCTACCGGAGCTGGCCCACTACCACCGTAATCGTGTGCTGATTGTCGGCGATGCTGCCCACGCATTAGTACCCCACCAGGGGGCTGGGGCCGGTCAGGCACTTGAAGATGCCTATGTGCTCGCCACTCTGCTGACGGATGCCAGTTGCCACCGACGCAACGTAAGCGGTGTGCTAGCCGCTTTTGAGCAGGTGCGCCATGCACGTACCTGCAAGGTGCAGCGCACTTCTCATGAGGCAGGCGACGTATACGAGTATGCGGGTGTGGATATTGGCAGTGATGAGACCAAACTCATCGAGAACCTGAAAAACCGCTTTGATTGGCTCTGGAATCATGATCCTCGTGACGATGTAAGAGCGGCGCGACAGGTTAGGAAAGCGCTAACCAATTAG
- a CDS encoding LysR family transcriptional regulator — translation MVKLADIDLNLLVVFDLLYQEQNTQRVALRLGITQPAVSHALKRLRVLLGDELFERTSQGLQPTPRASQLHPGIADALARVNDTLNLRDDFNPVLSERTFNLNMTDIGEIVFLPRLLQHFSQKAPGISLHTARSHNNELKYEMEEGQIDLAIGLIPQLGAGFYQQRLFVQRYVCLMRHDHPLATGEFGLEEFCSAHHAVVVAQGTGHGIVEEQLANAGIKRPVRLTLPHFAAVPYIVSSSDLVVTVTGKLAEATCERFGLIVREHPLAFPEISINLFWHRRFHQDPGNRWLRGLMFSMFSE, via the coding sequence ATGGTCAAACTTGCCGATATCGACCTGAACTTGCTGGTTGTGTTTGACCTGCTCTATCAGGAGCAGAACACGCAGCGGGTCGCACTACGTCTTGGTATTACGCAGCCTGCGGTCAGCCATGCGTTAAAGCGTTTGCGCGTTTTATTGGGTGATGAGCTCTTCGAACGCACTTCGCAAGGGCTCCAGCCAACGCCTCGCGCCAGCCAGCTTCACCCCGGCATTGCGGACGCATTAGCCAGAGTGAATGACACCCTGAACCTGCGTGATGATTTCAACCCAGTCCTGAGTGAGCGCACCTTTAATCTCAACATGACCGATATTGGTGAGATCGTTTTTCTACCACGCTTGTTGCAGCACTTTTCTCAAAAAGCACCAGGAATCTCACTCCACACTGCTCGCAGCCACAACAATGAGCTGAAATATGAGATGGAAGAGGGGCAAATCGATCTAGCCATCGGGCTGATTCCACAGCTTGGCGCTGGCTTTTATCAGCAGCGTCTATTTGTGCAGCGCTATGTCTGCCTTATGCGCCATGACCACCCTCTCGCCACTGGAGAGTTTGGCTTAGAGGAGTTTTGCTCAGCCCATCACGCTGTTGTCGTTGCCCAGGGAACCGGCCACGGGATAGTAGAAGAACAGCTAGCAAACGCTGGTATTAAGCGCCCGGTGAGATTAACGCTGCCGCATTTCGCGGCCGTCCCCTACATTGTCAGCAGCAGCGATTTAGTGGTGACAGTGACGGGTAAGCTGGCCGAGGCGACGTGTGAACGATTTGGGCTTATTGTTCGTGAGCACCCGCTAGCCTTTCCAGAGATTTCCATCAATCTCTTCTGGCACCGTCGCTTTCATCAAGATCCCGGCAACCGTTGGTTAAGAGGGCTTATGTTTTCAATGTTCTCTGAATAG
- a CDS encoding nuclear transport factor 2 family protein, whose translation MTNITVVGDAPEIDEIKRVVQLYVDGFQGGIEKLQEAFHKEAWIFALDAEGALATDLISDRFERWANSQRAVKSRFIAITQAGEVASVLLGFDNSENLEDSWVDVIALLKVQGTWRITNKTAAHSTRAAWAKPSA comes from the coding sequence ATGACGAATATCACTGTCGTGGGTGATGCGCCTGAAATAGACGAGATCAAACGGGTTGTACAACTCTATGTGGATGGCTTTCAAGGCGGTATAGAAAAGCTTCAGGAAGCCTTTCATAAAGAGGCGTGGATTTTTGCTCTGGACGCTGAGGGCGCCTTGGCAACTGACCTGATCAGCGATCGCTTCGAGCGCTGGGCGAATAGCCAGCGAGCGGTGAAGAGTCGTTTTATTGCCATCACCCAGGCCGGAGAGGTCGCCAGCGTGCTGCTAGGCTTTGATAATAGCGAAAACCTTGAGGACTCTTGGGTGGATGTGATTGCACTGCTCAAGGTTCAAGGTACCTGGAGAATCACCAATAAGACTGCTGCCCACAGTACGCGCGCGGCGTGGGCCAAGCCCAGCGCCTAG
- a CDS encoding 3-keto-5-aminohexanoate cleavage protein, whose amino-acid sequence MASLSVGSNNFPNRVYENPPQLVEWLADEMLKYGVKPEIEAFDLSHIHQAVSLSKQGKLKTPLYVQFVMGVKNAMPADKPTFDFYIETLKRLAPDAQWCGAGIGANQYLLNEWSIAAGGHTRTGLEDNVRLDSETLTPSNAALVERTVALCERYERPVATWQQAREMLGL is encoded by the coding sequence GTGGCCAGCCTCTCGGTGGGCTCCAATAATTTCCCCAATCGTGTGTACGAGAATCCACCGCAGTTGGTGGAGTGGTTGGCCGATGAGATGCTCAAGTACGGCGTCAAGCCTGAGATCGAAGCGTTTGATCTGTCGCATATCCACCAGGCAGTGAGTCTTTCCAAGCAAGGCAAGCTAAAGACGCCGCTCTATGTGCAGTTTGTCATGGGCGTCAAGAATGCGATGCCAGCAGACAAGCCAACGTTTGATTTCTATATCGAGACGCTCAAGCGGCTGGCGCCGGATGCGCAGTGGTGCGGTGCGGGCATTGGAGCCAATCAATACCTGCTTAACGAGTGGTCGATTGCTGCAGGCGGTCATACGCGTACCGGGCTTGAGGATAACGTTCGCCTGGATAGCGAAACGCTGACGCCTTCCAACGCGGCGTTGGTCGAGCGCACCGTCGCCCTATGCGAAAGGTATGAGCGGCCGGTGGCTACCTGGCAGCAGGCCCGTGAGATGCTTGGGTTATAA
- a CDS encoding SLC13 family permease, producing the protein MSQTTGAVEQAPYAEASAFKPVSLVLGILIGLGVFFLLPETLAFNARLVAGIAMLMATWWMTEAIPIPATSLLPLVLFPFFDIASVGETASPYAHSIVFLVLGGVLLGLATQRWNLHRRFALLTVLTVGTKPAQIVFGLMFASWFITMWVSNTATAVIMVPIGGSIIALVKSLGNGDDTPKFSAAVLLGIAYAITIGSMATLIGQPPMALMRAYMEDTHGLSIGFGHWMLVGVPFSFTMLMLAWFVLNKLVFRSEVESIQGGRAMIETALKGMGRLSPEESRVLMVFAGAVFCWVFLPLIARIPVVQSALPWLGNINDTSVAILSAILMFVIPASNGKGALLAWSATRDVPWGVLILFGGGLTLSAQFTATGLSAWVGESVSGLSGLPPILILAITAIVIILLTELTSNTATAAAFFPIMGSIAVGLGIEPFLMTIVVTFAVSCAFMLPVATPSNAVAFATGDLPIKSMIRAGIWLNIIGLLVIMVALYTIVPLVFDVSF; encoded by the coding sequence ATGTCGCAAACCACAGGGGCCGTTGAACAAGCGCCCTACGCTGAAGCCTCTGCTTTCAAACCGGTCTCGCTTGTACTGGGTATCCTTATTGGCCTGGGTGTTTTCTTCCTTTTGCCTGAAACGCTGGCCTTCAATGCTCGTCTAGTGGCGGGCATTGCGATGCTGATGGCCACCTGGTGGATGACAGAAGCGATCCCTATCCCTGCCACGTCGCTGTTGCCGCTTGTACTGTTCCCTTTTTTCGATATTGCCTCGGTCGGTGAGACCGCCTCGCCCTATGCTCACAGCATTGTCTTTCTAGTATTGGGTGGCGTACTGCTGGGCTTGGCAACGCAGCGCTGGAATTTACATCGCCGCTTCGCGCTACTGACGGTGCTCACCGTGGGCACCAAGCCGGCTCAAATAGTCTTCGGTCTGATGTTCGCTAGCTGGTTTATTACCATGTGGGTGAGCAATACCGCCACCGCTGTCATCATGGTTCCGATCGGAGGCTCGATCATCGCGCTAGTGAAGTCACTGGGTAACGGTGATGACACGCCCAAGTTTTCGGCCGCTGTGCTACTGGGCATTGCCTATGCCATCACCATCGGCTCCATGGCCACATTGATCGGCCAGCCGCCGATGGCGCTAATGCGCGCCTACATGGAAGACACTCACGGGCTTAGCATCGGATTTGGCCACTGGATGCTGGTGGGTGTGCCGTTCTCATTCACTATGCTAATGCTGGCTTGGTTTGTGCTTAACAAACTGGTGTTCCGCTCGGAAGTCGAGAGTATCCAGGGTGGCCGGGCGATGATCGAGACAGCGCTCAAGGGGATGGGCCGACTATCGCCTGAAGAGTCACGTGTATTGATGGTTTTTGCCGGGGCAGTATTCTGCTGGGTATTCCTGCCGTTAATCGCGAGAATTCCTGTCGTGCAGAGTGCGCTGCCTTGGTTGGGTAACATCAACGATACCAGTGTGGCGATTCTCTCGGCGATTCTGATGTTTGTGATTCCTGCCTCTAATGGAAAAGGGGCGTTGCTGGCGTGGTCGGCTACCCGTGACGTGCCCTGGGGAGTACTGATTTTGTTTGGCGGTGGCCTAACACTCTCAGCCCAGTTCACCGCCACTGGCTTGAGTGCCTGGGTTGGCGAGAGCGTCTCGGGATTATCGGGGTTACCTCCGATCCTCATCCTAGCCATCACTGCTATCGTTATTATCCTATTGACCGAGCTAACCAGCAACACGGCGACCGCGGCTGCCTTCTTCCCGATTATGGGATCTATTGCCGTGGGGCTGGGTATCGAGCCCTTCCTGATGACCATCGTGGTCACCTTTGCTGTGAGCTGTGCCTTTATGTTGCCCGTGGCGACACCTTCCAATGCAGTGGCTTTCGCTACCGGCGATCTTCCCATCAAGAGCATGATCCGGGCAGGTATCTGGCTCAATATCATCGGCTTGCTGGTGATTATGGTCGCGCTCTACACCATCGTTCCCCTGGTATTCGATGTCTCTTTCTAA
- a CDS encoding MarR family winged helix-turn-helix transcriptional regulator — protein sequence MVDKDELSSSFFPLADEFRSRDFPFYWVARLNAKYSADVDTLLKPHGLSSSKWRILMILHEHGRLSMSDISVHAVAKLSTVTKIVYRMQESGLLKTEASPQDGRVTEVELTEAGEAKLDIARQVTSRLVEKAFADFSKQDIIHINQCLSRMFHNLNAI from the coding sequence ATGGTCGACAAGGATGAATTATCGTCTTCCTTTTTTCCTCTTGCCGATGAATTTCGCTCGCGTGATTTTCCTTTTTATTGGGTCGCGAGGCTGAATGCTAAATACAGCGCTGATGTCGATACGCTACTGAAACCGCACGGGCTTAGTTCGTCTAAGTGGCGCATTCTCATGATCCTACATGAACATGGGCGCCTTAGCATGTCGGATATATCAGTACACGCTGTTGCAAAATTGTCAACTGTCACCAAAATCGTATACCGAATGCAAGAGTCGGGTTTACTGAAAACAGAAGCCAGCCCGCAGGATGGTCGCGTCACTGAAGTAGAGCTTACTGAGGCAGGTGAGGCGAAATTGGATATTGCTCGGCAAGTTACTAGCCGTCTAGTGGAAAAAGCCTTTGCCGATTTCAGTAAACAGGACATTATTCACATAAATCAGTGCTTGAGTCGGATGTTTCATAACTTAAACGCGATTTAA
- a CDS encoding AraC family transcriptional regulator: MGTTPFLLQKHAILRTDSQEVIRQHVTHYLCPHRMRLFDGPRLASRLSAVSFDQLAIIELQYGANVEIDPVEESNVYLFRITLEGQGTIVYADRQVSMIQGGVTVTSPYQGALIQTSPNCHNIIVRVPRHQLEQRLSCRLDQRIDLPIIFDHYFPEHYPGTVFLLDTIKYFARLTDSLHQQNAPRQQIKLMEDYLYDSLLGLFMNNYSQRLSGNPSPLPHYVKKAKTLIDQNLKQAIELETLSSMVGVSKRTLQYGFQQFVGLSPKAYFTQQRIKSVHQALIDAPRGHRVTDVIMQHGINSPGHFAAQYKEVYGVTPVQTLHSNREHTTGNGLANVLL, encoded by the coding sequence ATGGGTACAACACCGTTTCTGCTGCAGAAGCACGCTATTCTGCGCACAGATTCACAAGAGGTCATTCGTCAGCATGTTACCCACTATCTATGCCCACATCGCATGCGTTTATTTGACGGCCCGCGACTTGCCTCACGTTTGAGCGCCGTTAGCTTCGACCAATTGGCTATTATCGAATTGCAATATGGTGCCAATGTCGAAATTGATCCTGTTGAAGAGTCAAACGTTTACCTGTTTCGTATCACTCTCGAAGGCCAGGGAACCATCGTATACGCTGACCGTCAGGTCAGTATGATTCAAGGAGGTGTTACCGTTACATCACCCTATCAAGGCGCGCTCATTCAAACCTCTCCGAACTGCCATAACATCATCGTTCGAGTACCGCGCCATCAGTTGGAGCAACGCTTGTCATGTCGGCTCGACCAACGCATTGATCTTCCAATCATCTTTGACCACTACTTTCCCGAACATTACCCCGGCACGGTCTTTCTTCTGGATACCATCAAGTATTTTGCCCGTCTCACCGACTCTCTTCACCAGCAAAATGCTCCGCGCCAGCAAATCAAGCTGATGGAAGACTACTTATATGACAGCCTGCTGGGGCTGTTCATGAACAATTACAGTCAGCGCTTGAGTGGTAACCCCTCTCCCCTTCCGCACTATGTAAAAAAAGCCAAAACGCTTATTGACCAGAACCTCAAGCAGGCTATCGAGCTCGAGACACTGTCCTCGATGGTGGGGGTGTCAAAGCGCACGTTGCAGTACGGCTTCCAGCAATTTGTCGGGCTCTCACCCAAAGCCTATTTTACTCAGCAACGCATAAAGAGTGTGCACCAGGCGCTGATTGATGCCCCTCGTGGCCACCGTGTCACCGATGTCATCATGCAGCATGGCATCAACAGCCCGGGCCACTTCGCCGCACAGTACAAGGAGGTCTATGGGGTGACCCCCGTGCAAACACTACATTCAAACCGCGAACATACTACTGGTAACGGATTGGCCAACGTATTGCTCTGA
- a CDS encoding TRAP transporter substrate-binding protein has protein sequence MKTSTQVGTLTVLIAAMALVGCSDAQEEVVDGPSDDAQVITLSYAFFAPAQSFPAVQMEHWAKELSERTDGRVEVDLFPGGSLLTASNMYDGVLNGVADIGLSATSYEPGRFPLINLAGSLTGQDVNSEVASRMTYQLLQEFGDQMPELDEFKVITAFTSEPAYFQTIEPIRQLEDLEGLEIRISGDNSRALDALGVTAVGMSQADAGEALQSGIIDGYAASREVLMDMQFARLAKYVTDYPLTNTIFAALMSREKWEALPADIQAVIEELAPEMATFTGQYLDEHIQRSLEWAQQEEGVEVITLDDDEASRWDDQLAPVNETILSDAEQQGLPAYAFAERMQELIEEYRTEAE, from the coding sequence ATGAAAACCAGTACACAGGTGGGAACGTTAACGGTACTAATAGCTGCAATGGCGTTGGTGGGGTGTAGCGATGCGCAGGAGGAGGTAGTCGATGGGCCTAGCGACGACGCCCAAGTGATTACCCTCAGCTATGCTTTCTTTGCCCCAGCGCAGAGCTTCCCTGCTGTTCAGATGGAGCACTGGGCGAAAGAGCTCAGTGAACGTACCGATGGGCGTGTCGAGGTCGACCTCTTTCCCGGAGGCTCCTTACTCACGGCCAGCAATATGTACGATGGGGTGCTGAATGGTGTTGCGGATATAGGGCTTTCCGCCACCTCTTACGAGCCGGGCCGTTTTCCCCTGATCAACTTGGCCGGTAGTCTGACCGGCCAGGACGTCAATTCAGAAGTCGCCAGCCGCATGACTTACCAACTGCTTCAAGAGTTTGGAGACCAGATGCCCGAACTCGATGAGTTCAAGGTCATCACGGCCTTTACCTCAGAGCCTGCTTATTTCCAGACCATTGAGCCGATTCGTCAATTGGAAGACCTGGAGGGGTTGGAAATCAGAATTTCCGGCGATAATTCCAGGGCGCTGGATGCACTGGGGGTAACCGCAGTAGGCATGTCGCAGGCTGATGCTGGAGAGGCACTTCAGTCCGGAATTATTGATGGGTATGCAGCTTCTCGCGAAGTGTTAATGGATATGCAGTTCGCGCGTTTGGCTAAGTACGTGACCGATTACCCCTTAACTAACACCATTTTTGCAGCGCTGATGTCGCGAGAGAAGTGGGAGGCGCTCCCTGCTGATATACAGGCGGTGATCGAGGAGTTGGCGCCGGAGATGGCAACCTTCACCGGCCAATATCTCGATGAGCATATACAGCGTTCACTCGAGTGGGCGCAGCAGGAAGAGGGGGTTGAAGTGATAACGCTTGACGATGATGAGGCTAGCCGTTGGGATGACCAGCTCGCGCCGGTCAATGAAACTATCCTGTCGGATGCAGAGCAGCAGGGCCTACCCGCGTATGCTTTTGCAGAAAGAATGCAGGAGTTGATCGAGGAGTATCGTACTGAGGCTGAATAA
- a CDS encoding 3-hydroxybutyryl-CoA dehydrogenase, with translation MQDNIIVLGAGRMGEGIALSFILAGKEVVLIDFKSRSPEERQHYYEQARSRLVTELKYLQEKRLIQEEQIASMVKQLRIVDDQQVQMVAGSRLVFEALPEVSEIKQQGLAWASRHLDKEAVIASTTSTFLVTELACMVSHPARFMNAHWLNPAHLMPLVEVSRGKDTEQRYVDALFTVLKGVGKVPVLCEAVPGYIIPRLQVLLMNEAARMVEEGVASAEDIDVAIRVGLGLRYSVLGVLEFIDWGGGDTLFYASNYLCDKLDNRFKSPEVITRNMQEQRRGFQDGVGFFDYSGVDLSNYRRQRSDAFLKRLELLELMPTVTTRY, from the coding sequence ATGCAGGACAACATTATCGTCTTGGGGGCCGGAAGAATGGGAGAAGGTATTGCCCTCTCATTTATTCTGGCTGGCAAGGAGGTCGTGCTGATCGACTTTAAGTCACGCAGCCCTGAAGAGCGTCAGCACTATTATGAGCAGGCTCGCAGTCGACTAGTGACGGAGCTTAAGTATCTTCAGGAGAAGCGGCTCATTCAGGAAGAGCAGATCGCTTCAATGGTGAAGCAACTTCGTATCGTGGATGACCAGCAGGTGCAGATGGTGGCGGGAAGCCGTCTGGTTTTCGAGGCGCTGCCTGAAGTCAGCGAGATTAAGCAGCAAGGGCTGGCCTGGGCAAGCCGCCATTTGGATAAGGAGGCTGTTATCGCCTCAACGACGTCCACTTTTCTGGTCACCGAACTCGCTTGCATGGTTAGCCATCCGGCCCGTTTCATGAACGCCCACTGGCTTAATCCTGCTCATTTGATGCCCTTAGTGGAGGTAAGTCGGGGCAAGGATACCGAGCAGCGCTATGTCGATGCGCTGTTCACGGTGCTTAAAGGGGTAGGAAAAGTACCGGTGCTGTGCGAGGCGGTGCCGGGCTACATCATTCCCCGCCTGCAGGTGCTGCTCATGAATGAAGCCGCGCGCATGGTCGAGGAGGGCGTTGCCAGCGCCGAGGATATCGATGTGGCCATCCGGGTTGGGCTGGGGTTGCGCTATTCGGTGCTGGGAGTGCTGGAGTTCATCGATTGGGGCGGTGGAGATACGCTTTTCTACGCGTCCAACTACCTGTGCGACAAGCTGGATAACCGCTTCAAGTCACCAGAGGTTATTACCCGAAATATGCAAGAGCAGCGTCGAGGCTTCCAAGATGGCGTGGGCTTCTTCGACTACTCAGGGGTCGATCTGTCGAACTACCGAAGGCAGCGCTCCGACGCTTTTCTAAAGCGTCTTGAGTTGCTTGAGCTGATGCCGACAGTCACTACCCGTTATTAA
- a CDS encoding NAD/NADP-dependent octopine/nopaline dehydrogenase family protein yields the protein MKVSVIGGGHGCYAAAIEMVEKGFDVTLWRRDGNALQELHQLGYLDVKDAQGERRIQIGTQKDQLSLTDSLAEATQQAELLIVPLPATSHDTLADQLGSLLRDDQVVFLPPGTFGSYLFHRAMRKAGNDSQVAFCETGTLPYLARKHGANKVVISVYATRLPTGVFPSELSAHAFSVLREAYPSVEPIEDGLSGALMNAGPIIHPPLIMMNAGPLEHFDAWDIHNEGTQPSIRSVTTALDNERIAVRERLGYKPSHFPLANHYASEGEEWMYGRGAHGKLTDSGDWRENIDLHSHRYMLEDTRMGLSFIVSVGRWAGQPTPVAEGLLSIASAITGQDLYAQGRTLEMLGLDSLSQAQMRSLLTYGIQA from the coding sequence ATGAAAGTCAGCGTTATTGGCGGTGGACATGGTTGCTACGCCGCAGCCATCGAGATGGTGGAGAAAGGTTTCGACGTGACATTGTGGCGTCGGGATGGCAATGCTCTGCAAGAGTTGCATCAATTGGGCTATTTGGACGTCAAGGATGCGCAAGGTGAACGGCGTATTCAGATTGGCACTCAAAAGGATCAACTATCTCTAACAGATAGCCTGGCGGAGGCGACGCAACAGGCGGAGCTGCTGATTGTGCCCTTACCCGCCACGTCTCATGACACCCTAGCCGACCAGTTGGGTTCGCTACTACGGGATGATCAGGTGGTCTTTCTACCCCCGGGTACATTCGGCAGCTACCTGTTCCACCGAGCGATGCGAAAAGCAGGCAACGACAGCCAAGTGGCCTTCTGTGAAACGGGCACGCTTCCTTATTTGGCGCGTAAGCACGGTGCTAATAAGGTAGTCATCAGCGTTTATGCAACCCGGCTCCCTACCGGCGTCTTCCCCAGCGAACTATCAGCACATGCCTTCTCTGTATTGCGGGAGGCCTACCCCAGCGTTGAACCCATCGAGGATGGACTCAGTGGCGCCTTAATGAACGCTGGCCCTATTATCCATCCGCCTTTAATTATGATGAATGCGGGGCCGCTGGAGCATTTTGATGCCTGGGATATTCATAACGAAGGAACCCAGCCCTCTATCCGAAGCGTGACCACCGCGCTAGATAATGAGCGTATCGCGGTGCGCGAAAGGCTGGGTTACAAGCCCTCCCATTTTCCTCTTGCTAACCACTACGCCTCCGAAGGCGAGGAGTGGATGTATGGTCGTGGCGCCCACGGCAAACTGACCGATAGTGGCGACTGGCGAGAGAACATCGACCTTCATAGCCATCGTTACATGCTGGAGGACACCCGAATGGGGCTCTCCTTCATTGTGTCGGTTGGCCGCTGGGCGGGGCAGCCCACGCCAGTGGCGGAGGGGCTGTTGAGCATTGCTTCGGCGATCACCGGCCAAGATCTCTACGCCCAAGGCCGAACGCTGGAAATGCTGGGACTGGATTCGCTCTCCCAGGCGCAGATGCGCTCTTTATTGACGTACGGTATTCAGGCCTGA
- a CDS encoding TRAP transporter substrate-binding protein yields the protein MHKEHALLQHRPSLLRLSSLVAGVMLSSATLASDISLNYAFFAPAQTFPGVQMQFWADELEKRTEGKVTVNTFPGGTLLTASNMLDGVLNGVADIGLTTTSYEPARFPLLNLIGDFSGIDVNSEVASQVAYQLVREFPQEQFGLEDFKVITVFTSEPGYLQTREQVSTLEDISGLEIRVPGESDTLRTLGAVPIGMSQAETGEALQAGIVQGVASSRETLMDLQYARYLDYIVDYPLSNVVMLAVMSRQRWESLPEDVQQVIEELGAEASQYAGHYLDNHVREAITWAQDNHDLEVVTLSEEEQKRWAGRIEPLNEQRIKQVAAQGLPAAALYDRMLALIEQYQQ from the coding sequence ATGCACAAAGAACACGCGCTTTTGCAGCACCGACCCTCACTGCTGCGTTTAAGCAGTCTCGTGGCGGGTGTGATGCTAAGTTCAGCGACGCTGGCTAGTGATATCAGTCTCAATTACGCTTTCTTTGCTCCCGCTCAGACGTTTCCTGGTGTGCAGATGCAGTTCTGGGCCGATGAACTTGAAAAACGCACTGAGGGCAAGGTCACCGTCAACACCTTTCCAGGTGGCACCCTGCTCACCGCCAGCAACATGCTGGATGGCGTACTCAATGGCGTCGCCGATATTGGCCTTACGACAACCTCCTACGAGCCTGCACGCTTTCCGTTACTGAACCTGATCGGTGATTTCAGCGGTATCGATGTTAACTCTGAAGTGGCAAGCCAAGTTGCCTACCAATTGGTACGCGAGTTTCCCCAGGAGCAGTTCGGTCTTGAGGATTTCAAAGTGATTACTGTGTTTACCTCCGAACCGGGGTATCTCCAGACGCGAGAACAGGTGAGCACACTTGAGGATATATCCGGCCTGGAAATTCGTGTGCCGGGCGAGTCCGACACTCTGCGCACACTCGGGGCCGTGCCGATTGGCATGTCTCAAGCTGAAACCGGCGAAGCGCTCCAGGCCGGCATTGTTCAAGGGGTAGCTTCCTCCCGCGAAACCCTGATGGATCTTCAGTACGCACGCTATCTCGACTATATCGTGGACTATCCCCTATCCAATGTTGTGATGCTGGCAGTGATGAGCCGACAGCGCTGGGAGTCGTTACCAGAAGATGTCCAACAGGTCATTGAAGAGCTCGGCGCTGAAGCCTCTCAGTACGCCGGGCACTATCTTGATAATCATGTTCGCGAAGCCATCACCTGGGCGCAGGATAACCACGACTTGGAGGTTGTCACCCTGAGCGAAGAAGAACAGAAGCGCTGGGCGGGGCGTATTGAACCGCTCAATGAGCAACGTATCAAGCAGGTTGCGGCGCAGGGCCTACCGGCAGCGGCACTATACGACCGCATGTTGGCATTAATCGAGCAATACCAGCAGTAA